A single window of Anopheles moucheti chromosome 2, idAnoMoucSN_F20_07, whole genome shotgun sequence DNA harbors:
- the LOC128302829 gene encoding high affinity copper uptake protein 1 isoform X1, which produces MDHSEHHDYSQHANMSSGGAHAGHAGHTTVDHSAHDHTMMDHGAHGQHHGAGAGGPAGMVHHMMSMSFHGGYDETILFEQWKIDSLSGLLWSMLLIFVMAALYEGLKYYREHLFWRTYNGLQYRPVTVTEKSNGNGVVAAPGTSGTAERGAGDGPNGTGGGSGALNEEGDRIVHMVGEVIHKQPPTMLSLMHLYQTLLHILQVTTSFLLMLIFMTYNTWLCLAVVLGAGLGYFLFGWKKSVIVDVTEHCH; this is translated from the exons ATGGACCATTCGGAGCACCACGACTACAGCCAGCACGCAAACATGTCGAGCGGAGGTGCACATGCAGGACACGCCGGTCATACAACGGTCGATCACAGCGCACACGATCACACGATGATGGATCATGGAGCGCACGGTCAACATCACGGTGCGGGTGCGGGTGGTCCGGCCGGCATGGTACACCATATGATGTCGATGTCG tttcacGGTGGCTACGATGAGACGATCCTTTTCGAACAGTGGAAAATCGATAGCCTGAGCGGGTTGCTTTGGTCGATGTTACTCATCTTTGTGATGGCTGCGCTGTACGAGGGCTTGAAATACTACCGGGAGCATCTGTTCTGGCGAACGTACAATGGGCTCCAGTATCGCCCGGTCACGGTGACGGAGAAAAGCAACGGCAACGGTGTGGTGGCGGCCCCCGGCACATCCGGGACCGCCGAACGGGGTGCTGGCGATGGGCCTAATGGAACCGGTGGCGGTAGCGGAGCGCTAAACGAGGAGGGTGACCGAATCGTGCA CATGGTTGGTGAAGTGATCCACAAGCAACC ACCGACGATGCTGTCGCTGATGCACCTGTATCAAACGCTACTGCACATCCTCCAGGTCACGACGAGCTTCCTGCTGATGCTAATCTTCATGACGTACAACACGTGGCTCTGTCTGGCGGTCGTCCTGGGTGCCGGTCTCGGCTATTTCCTGTTCGGATGGAAAAAGTCTGTTATCGTCGACGTTACCGAACACTGTCACTAA
- the LOC128302829 gene encoding high affinity copper uptake protein 1 isoform X2, with translation MDHSEHHDYSQHANMSSGGAHAGHAGHTTVDHSAHDHTMMDHGAHGQHHGAGAGGPAGMVHHMMSMSFHGGYDETILFEQWKIDSLSGLLWSMLLIFVMAALYEGLKYYREHLFWRTYNGLQYRPVTVTEKSNGNGVVAAPGTSGTAERGAGDGPNGTGGGSGALNEEGDRIVQPTMLSLMHLYQTLLHILQVTTSFLLMLIFMTYNTWLCLAVVLGAGLGYFLFGWKKSVIVDVTEHCH, from the exons ATGGACCATTCGGAGCACCACGACTACAGCCAGCACGCAAACATGTCGAGCGGAGGTGCACATGCAGGACACGCCGGTCATACAACGGTCGATCACAGCGCACACGATCACACGATGATGGATCATGGAGCGCACGGTCAACATCACGGTGCGGGTGCGGGTGGTCCGGCCGGCATGGTACACCATATGATGTCGATGTCG tttcacGGTGGCTACGATGAGACGATCCTTTTCGAACAGTGGAAAATCGATAGCCTGAGCGGGTTGCTTTGGTCGATGTTACTCATCTTTGTGATGGCTGCGCTGTACGAGGGCTTGAAATACTACCGGGAGCATCTGTTCTGGCGAACGTACAATGGGCTCCAGTATCGCCCGGTCACGGTGACGGAGAAAAGCAACGGCAACGGTGTGGTGGCGGCCCCCGGCACATCCGGGACCGCCGAACGGGGTGCTGGCGATGGGCCTAATGGAACCGGTGGCGGTAGCGGAGCGCTAAACGAGGAGGGTGACCGAATCGTGCA ACCGACGATGCTGTCGCTGATGCACCTGTATCAAACGCTACTGCACATCCTCCAGGTCACGACGAGCTTCCTGCTGATGCTAATCTTCATGACGTACAACACGTGGCTCTGTCTGGCGGTCGTCCTGGGTGCCGGTCTCGGCTATTTCCTGTTCGGATGGAAAAAGTCTGTTATCGTCGACGTTACCGAACACTGTCACTAA
- the LOC128302818 gene encoding dual specificity protein phosphatase MPK-4 codes for MSMNEGIAVVTKVVSTGVRRAPEPAAVLTREDFNAGPISLDEIEPGLWLGNASAAADIGTLEKHTIRSILSIDSVPLPVHITDHPNLRVRHIQAADVPREDLIRHFEDSNRFIADSLAEGRHVLVHCYFGVSRSATIVIAFIMQKYRLVYEAAYQRVKAKRRFVMPNPGFVNQLKLYGRMAYRIDRTNERYKLFRLRLAGDNVRKAKRLPTECMDVVKADPGVTQESPEPYVYRCRKCRRVVASRSNLLLHKPKSATTAQSPAKVGREPEATLEEESASDEPEDGDGIVVEHVMHGAMATGSACTVASVGGMNELAEKVRRSSISSEHSNRSSEKDTPMCNKIFFIEPLAWMTDIYRNTQGRLYCPKCTVKLGSFNWVMATKCPCGAEIFPAFYLVPSKTEYSTVVQNVQVTV; via the exons ATGTCCATGAACGAGGGTATCGCGGTCGTTACGAAGGTAGTGTCCACCGGTGTGCGTCGGGCACCGGAACCGGCCGCAGTGCTAACGCGTGAAGATTTCAACGCGGGTCCGATAAGCTTGGACGAAATCGAACCCGGGCTGTGGTTGGGCAATGCATCCGCTGCCGCAGACATTGGCACGCTGGAGAAACACACCATCCGGAGCATCCTGTCGATCGATTCCGTGCCGCTGCCAGTGCACATAACAGATCATCCAAATCTTCGCGTGCGCCACATACAGGCAGCCGATGTACCGCGCGAAGACCTGATACGACACTTCGAGGACAGCAATCGCTTTATCGCGGACAGTTTGGCAGAGGGTCGTCACGTGCTGGTGCATTGTTACTTCGGCGTGAGCCGCAGTGCCACGATTGTTATCGCGTTCATCATGCAAAAGTATCGGCTCGTCTATGAGGCCGCATACCAGCGTGTGAAGGCGAAACGGCGCTTCGTGATGCCGAACCCGGGCTTTGTGAATCAGCTCAAGCTGTACGGCCGTATGGCGTACCGGATCGATCGGACCAACGAACGGTACAAACTGTTCCGTCTGCGCTTAGCCGGTGATAACGTGCGGAAAGCGAAACGTTTGCCGACGGAGTGTATGGACGTGGTAAAGGCCGATCCCGGCGTGACACAGGAATCGCCCGAACCGTACGTTTATCGGTGCCGTAAGTGTCGCCGTGTGGTAGCTTCCCGGAGCAACTTGCTGCTGCACAAACCGAAATCGGCCACGACGGCACAATCGCCGGCCAAGGTTGGCCGGGAACCGGAAGCCACACTCGAGGAGGAAAGTGCGAGCGACGAACCCGAGGATGGAGATGGAATTGTGGTCGAGCACGTAATGCACGGTGCCATGGCAACGGGATCTGCGTGTACGGTCGCTTCTGTTGGTGGGATGAATGAGCTGGCAGAAAAAGTACGTCGCAGTTCGATTAGCAGTGAGCATAGCAACCGATCGTCCGAGAAGGATACACCGATGTGCAACAAAATATTCTTCATCGAGCCGCTTGCTTGGATGACGGATATCTACCGAAATACGCAGGGTCGGCTGTACTGCCCAAAGTGTACCGTGAAGTTGGGCAGTTTCAACTGGGTGATGG CCACAAAGTGTCCGTGCGGGGCTGAAATATTTCCCGCATTTTATCTCGTTCCTTCAAAAACGGAATATTCGACCGTGGTGCAAAATGTGCAGGTTACGGTGTAA
- the LOC128302846 gene encoding calcyclin-binding protein, translating to MSRDAIENLTLDLEEMRTLAGSAQRNRVQQMLAIDIRKLETDIQRQRDLLAAQASSEQSISRPVQTSVPGDIRRYQVELKEYAWDQSDKFIKIFVTVNGVQQVPEDNVNVEFTENSFQLVISDLNNKDYIFVVNNLLNPIDTEKSYRRVKSDMVAIYLAKQAPTKWAHLTLTAKRLQDLKDERFSDGKKATADDPSSGLMNIMQKLYESGDAETKRTINKAWHESQTKQKGMGME from the exons ATGTCTCGTGACGCGATTGAAAAC CTTACGCTAGACCTGGAGGAGATGCGAACGCTTGCAGGGAGTGCCCAGCGCAATCGGGTGCAACAGATGCTAGCAATCGACATTCGCAAACTGGAGACGGACATTCAGCGCCAGCGGGATCTTTTGGCCGCCCAGGCCAGCAGCGAACAGAGCATCTCCCGACCGGTACAAACATCCGTGCCCGGTGATATCCGCCGGTACCAGGTGGAGCTGAAGGAGTACGCATGGGATCAGAGCGACAAGTTTATCAAAATATTCGTTACCGTCAACGGTGTGCAGCAGGTGCCGGAGGATAACGTGAATGTAGAGTTTaccgaaaactcattccagctGGTGATAAGCGATCTAAACAATAAGGATTACATCTTCGTCGTGAACAATCTGCTCAATCCGATCGATACGGAGAAGAGTTACCGGCGCGTCAAGTCCGACATGGTGGCAATTTATCTAGCCAAGCAAGCGCCGACGAAGTGGGCACATCTTACACTGACGGCCAAACGGCTGCAGGACCTAAAGGACGAACGGTTCTCGGATGGGAAGAAGGCTACAGCTGACGATCCATCATCCGGCTTAATGAACATCATGCAGAAGCTTTACGAATCCGGTGACGCGGAGACGAAACGCACCATCAACAAGGCATGGCATGAATCGCAAACGAAGCAAAAGGGTATGGGTATGGAATAA
- the LOC128309446 gene encoding uncharacterized protein LOC128309446, whose translation MATAEAEQIDTLQRASANEPVAEGQEAILSKISVLTHSSESKLSAIIEEDSTPRDKFYTTTNFQKERLEQLSHPKLLHLEETLGRFENITKNHEVNERIVKIKMRLLELRSEKPVRQIRTGKSSIESQNDRTFSISQNTKEIYSNLQSSLRKAAFETLVKQIFDKLPKLLITMEQTRAQQTAPEMKTLLDTLQATLEHYLGQPTQEHEKRVYNYLCYGLAKFIENVIENVHKNQQEDERVAQDEKPGNGHLTLAVQLARKAYKERP comes from the exons ATGGCCACTGCAGAAGCTGAACAAATAGATACATTACAACGAGCGTCTGCAAATGAACCAGTAGCCGAAGGACAAGAAGCAATTTTGTCCAAAATTTCCGTACTGACACATTCTAGCGAGTCCAAGTTATCGGCCATTATTGAAGAAGATAGTACGCCCAGGGATAAATTTTACACCACAACGAATTTCCAGAAAGAGCGGTTAGAACAGTTGTCCCATCCAAAGTTGCTACATCTAGAGGAAACCTTGGGAAGATTCGAAAATATCACGAAAAACCATGAAGTGAATGAACGGATAGTAAAGATAAAAATGCGACTACTAGAACTTCG ATCAGAAAAACCCGTCCGTCAGATACGCACAGGGAAATCTTCCATCGAATCACAAAACGATAGAACCTTCTCAATATCACAAAACACGAAAGAAATTTACAGCAATCTACAATCCAGTCTGCGGAAAGCAGCCTTCGAAACATTGgttaaacaaattttcgataaattgcctaaactgttaattacgatGGAGCAAACACGTGCCCAACAAACGGCGCCGGAAATGAAGACTCTTCTGGATACTTTACAAGCTACACTTGAGCATTATCTTGGACAACCGACGCAAGAGCATGAAAAGCGTGTGTACAACTATCTTTGCTATGGATTGGCAAAGTTTATAGAAAATGTCATTGAAAATGTGCACAAAAATCAGCAAGAAGACGAACGAGTTGCTCAGGACGAAAAGCCTGGCAATGGGCACCTTACACTAGCGGTTCAACTTGCTAGGAAGGCTTACAAAGAACGTCCATAA